One Caulobacter segnis genomic window carries:
- a CDS encoding HAD family hydrolase produces the protein MARVGDAVSRYELVIFDFDGTLADSAAWMMRAVNPMARRYGFKTVTDDEIEMLRGRSTREVIRYLGVSPWKLPLIARAGKKLMAADAHTIPLFPETARMLRALHEAGVKIAVVSSNSEAVIRRVLGPDLEDLVSLYACGASLFGKARKFKQVTSKGVSRDKVICIGDETRDIEAARAVGLDCGAVGWGYAKPSILAEHRPTVSFNSMSEIISYVGASKVAVGGD, from the coding sequence ATTGCGCGCGTGGGGGACGCCGTCTCGCGGTACGAGTTGGTCATCTTCGACTTCGACGGCACGCTGGCTGACAGCGCGGCGTGGATGATGCGGGCTGTCAATCCCATGGCCCGCCGGTACGGCTTCAAGACCGTCACCGACGACGAGATCGAAATGCTGCGCGGCCGCAGCACGCGCGAGGTGATCCGCTATCTGGGTGTCTCGCCCTGGAAGTTGCCGCTGATCGCCCGGGCCGGCAAGAAGCTGATGGCCGCCGACGCTCACACGATCCCGCTGTTCCCCGAGACGGCCCGCATGCTGCGCGCCCTGCATGAGGCCGGCGTCAAGATCGCGGTGGTCAGCTCCAACAGCGAGGCGGTGATCCGCCGCGTGCTGGGCCCCGACCTGGAAGACCTGGTCAGCCTCTACGCCTGCGGCGCGTCGCTGTTCGGCAAGGCCCGCAAGTTCAAGCAAGTGACGTCCAAGGGCGTCAGCCGCGACAAGGTCATCTGCATCGGCGACGAGACCCGTGACATCGAGGCCGCCCGCGCGGTGGGTCTGGACTGCGGCGCCGTCGGCTGGGGCTACGCCAAGCCCTCGATCCTGGCTGAACACCGCCCGACCGTGTCGTTCAATTCGATGTCCGAAATTATTTCGTACGTCGGCGCATCCAAGGTGGCCGTCGGCGGCGACTAA
- a CDS encoding ArsC family reductase encodes MTLTMYGIKNCDTIAKARKWLEDRGLAYDFHDYKAVGIDRPRLAAWVEELGWEVLLNRAGTTFRKLDEADKQNLDADKAIGLMLAQPSMIKRPVLDLGDRRLVGFKPDIYGKALG; translated from the coding sequence ATGACCCTGACGATGTACGGCATCAAGAACTGCGACACGATCGCCAAGGCTCGCAAGTGGCTGGAGGATCGCGGCCTGGCCTACGACTTCCACGACTACAAGGCCGTGGGTATCGACCGCCCGCGCCTGGCGGCCTGGGTCGAGGAGCTGGGCTGGGAAGTACTGCTGAACCGCGCTGGCACGACCTTCCGCAAGCTGGACGAGGCCGACAAGCAGAACCTGGACGCCGACAAGGCCATCGGCCTGATGCTGGCTCAGCCGTCGATGATCAAGCGTCCTGTCCTGGACCTCGGCGACCGTCGCCTGGTCGGCTTCAAACCGGACATCTACGGGAAGGCGCTGGGCTAA
- a CDS encoding DNA alkylation repair protein — MATAAEVLQDLETLGDDGYRQRMAGFAITYEKAFGVSVGQLRALAKRLGRDHALAQALWDTRWYEARLLAGMVDDPRQVTPDQMDAWRAEFDSWAVTDTLCFDLFDRTPHALAKIDEWVTLDGEFDKRAGFVLLACVALHRKELSDAPFLERLPLIETGSTDPRNFVKKGVNWALRAIGSRKSPVLRAAALDCAARLAAMSDPTARWNGKDALRQLGKKARVG; from the coding sequence ATGGCGACCGCGGCCGAGGTGCTCCAGGACCTGGAAACGCTCGGCGACGACGGCTACCGCCAGCGCATGGCCGGCTTCGCGATCACCTACGAGAAGGCGTTCGGCGTTTCGGTCGGCCAGCTCCGCGCCTTGGCCAAGCGGCTGGGCCGCGACCACGCCCTGGCCCAGGCCCTGTGGGACACCCGCTGGTACGAAGCGCGACTGCTGGCCGGCATGGTTGACGATCCCAGGCAGGTTACGCCCGACCAGATGGACGCCTGGCGCGCCGAGTTCGACAGCTGGGCGGTCACCGACACCCTGTGCTTCGACCTCTTCGACCGTACGCCCCACGCCCTGGCCAAGATCGACGAATGGGTGACGCTGGACGGCGAGTTCGACAAGCGGGCGGGCTTCGTGCTGCTGGCTTGCGTGGCCCTGCACCGCAAGGAGCTGTCCGACGCGCCGTTCCTGGAGCGCCTGCCGCTGATCGAGACCGGGAGCACCGATCCCCGGAACTTCGTCAAGAAGGGCGTCAACTGGGCGCTGCGGGCGATCGGCTCGCGCAAGAGCCCGGTCCTGCGGGCCGCCGCCCTGGACTGCGCCGCGCGGCTGGCGGCGATGAGCGACCCGACGGCGCGCTGGAACGGCAAGGACGCCCTGCGCCAACTGGGCAAGAAGGCGCGAGTTGGCTAG
- a CDS encoding 2'-5' RNA ligase family protein encodes MAETLQMGLPGFDPPTPTDRLMFLLYPDPATAEAIAREARRLKDALGLRGQPLLTDRFHITLHHLGDYVSLPGDMVRKGEAAGQALAAAPFEVVFDKAVSFANRPGNNPFTLQGGEGVSALIAFQQALGLKMAGVGLKPDKQFVPHITLLYDGQVVPAQAIAPIRWTVNRFVLVQSKLGQTRHIVLKAWDLA; translated from the coding sequence ATGGCCGAGACGCTGCAGATGGGCCTGCCGGGCTTCGACCCGCCGACGCCGACCGACCGGCTGATGTTCCTGCTGTATCCCGATCCCGCCACGGCCGAGGCCATCGCGCGCGAGGCGCGCCGCCTGAAGGACGCCCTGGGTCTGCGCGGCCAGCCCCTGCTGACAGACCGCTTCCACATCACCCTGCATCACCTGGGCGACTATGTCAGCCTGCCGGGCGACATGGTCCGCAAGGGCGAGGCGGCGGGGCAGGCCCTGGCGGCCGCGCCGTTCGAGGTGGTGTTCGACAAGGCCGTCAGCTTCGCCAACCGGCCGGGCAACAATCCCTTCACGCTGCAGGGCGGGGAGGGCGTCTCGGCGCTGATCGCCTTCCAGCAGGCGCTGGGCCTGAAGATGGCCGGCGTGGGGCTGAAACCCGACAAGCAGTTCGTCCCGCACATCACGCTGCTCTATGATGGCCAGGTGGTCCCGGCCCAGGCGATCGCGCCGATCCGCTGGACGGTGAACCGCTTCGTCCTCGTCCAGAGCAAGCTGGGCCAGACCCGGCACATCGTGCTCAAGGCCTGGGACCTGGCCTGA
- a CDS encoding BlaI/MecI/CopY family transcriptional regulator yields MDTNPHRISAAESEVMKVLWADSPKPAEDVLAILAKDQGWAEGTVKTLLNRLLKKGAIAAEKDGRRFLYRPLIGREDYVDAESQGLLDRLFDGRLAPLVSHFSKREKLNPEDVAELRRLLEKLDDGQ; encoded by the coding sequence ATGGACACGAACCCGCACCGCATCAGCGCCGCCGAGAGCGAAGTCATGAAGGTCCTGTGGGCCGACAGCCCCAAGCCCGCCGAGGACGTCCTGGCTATCTTGGCCAAGGACCAGGGCTGGGCCGAGGGCACGGTGAAGACCCTGCTCAATCGCCTGCTGAAGAAGGGCGCGATCGCCGCCGAGAAGGACGGCCGCCGCTTCCTCTATCGCCCGCTGATCGGCCGCGAGGACTATGTCGACGCCGAGAGCCAGGGCCTGCTGGACCGCCTGTTCGACGGCCGCCTGGCGCCCTTGGTCAGCCACTTCTCCAAGCGCGAGAAACTGAACCCCGAGGATGTCGCCGAGCTGCGCCGCCTGCTGGAGAAACTCGACGATGGCCAGTGA
- a CDS encoding M56 family metallopeptidase, which yields MASDLTSDLILFLAKANLALAAAVVLVLILRKPARAAFGARSAYALWLVAPLSTLALLVPARTITAPLEPVRPTRAIVGAPSEAASSVVTSMKASGASATLVAARLPEAALALWILVALGALAVQAERQRRFVRSLGRLSATDETGLVWSDRPGVGPAVIGAVAPRVVLPADFAERFSPEEQTLILAHEKNHLAAGDAQINAIVTALRCLFWFNPLVHVGAAFARIDQEIACDAAVLARHPKTRRAYGEAMLKTQLAPCAPPLGCCWPASANNQLKERFTLLAHHHANRRRHLAGAAAVAVLSLSAGVAAWAAQPPQVVQQSPDQAKRAVARHLSQPLFDAVQARDVASVRELIALGANANAVLPGDGSPLIEASRRGQLEVVQMLLAAGADPDLAVRGDGAPLIQASLSGNLDIVRLLVERGADIEVFVPGDETPLINAAQAGNLGVVEYLVQRGADVNRAVQANAGQMRSPLGEARRNGHGDVAAYLKSRGARG from the coding sequence ATGGCCAGTGATCTCACCAGCGACCTGATCCTATTCCTGGCCAAGGCGAACCTGGCCCTAGCCGCGGCGGTGGTGCTGGTCCTGATCCTGCGCAAGCCGGCCCGGGCCGCGTTCGGCGCGCGCAGCGCCTACGCCCTGTGGCTGGTCGCGCCGCTGTCGACCCTGGCCCTGCTGGTCCCTGCGCGGACCATCACGGCTCCGCTGGAGCCGGTTCGCCCCACGAGGGCGATCGTCGGCGCGCCCTCCGAGGCCGCCTCTTCGGTGGTCACCTCCATGAAGGCTTCTGGAGCCTCCGCCACGCTCGTCGCCGCCCGCCTGCCCGAAGCGGCGCTAGCGCTGTGGATCCTGGTCGCCCTCGGCGCGCTGGCCGTGCAGGCCGAGCGTCAGCGGCGGTTCGTCCGCTCACTGGGCCGGCTCAGCGCTACGGACGAGACCGGCCTCGTCTGGTCAGACCGCCCCGGCGTCGGCCCCGCCGTGATCGGCGCGGTGGCCCCGCGCGTGGTGCTGCCCGCCGACTTCGCCGAACGCTTCTCGCCCGAGGAGCAGACCCTGATCCTGGCGCACGAGAAGAACCATCTGGCGGCCGGCGACGCCCAGATCAACGCCATCGTCACCGCCTTGCGGTGCCTGTTCTGGTTCAACCCGCTGGTCCATGTCGGCGCGGCCTTCGCGCGGATCGACCAGGAGATCGCCTGCGACGCCGCCGTCCTGGCCCGTCACCCCAAGACCCGCCGCGCCTATGGCGAGGCCATGCTGAAGACCCAGCTGGCGCCCTGCGCGCCGCCGCTGGGCTGCTGCTGGCCCGCCTCGGCCAACAACCAACTGAAGGAGCGTTTCACCTTGCTCGCCCACCACCACGCCAATCGCCGTCGCCACCTGGCCGGCGCGGCCGCCGTCGCGGTCCTCTCCCTCTCGGCCGGCGTCGCCGCCTGGGCCGCCCAACCGCCGCAGGTCGTCCAGCAGAGCCCGGACCAGGCCAAGCGCGCCGTCGCCCGTCATCTGAGCCAGCCCCTGTTCGACGCCGTCCAGGCCCGCGACGTGGCGTCCGTCCGTGAACTGATCGCCCTTGGCGCCAATGCGAACGCCGTCCTGCCCGGCGATGGCTCGCCGCTGATCGAGGCCTCGCGCCGCGGCCAGCTGGAGGTCGTCCAGATGCTGCTGGCGGCCGGCGCCGATCCCGACCTGGCCGTACGCGGCGACGGGGCGCCGCTGATCCAGGCCTCGCTGTCGGGCAATCTCGACATCGTCCGCCTGCTGGTCGAGCGCGGCGCCGATATCGAGGTGTTCGTCCCGGGCGACGAGACGCCGCTGATCAATGCCGCCCAGGCGGGCAATCTCGGCGTCGTCGAATATCTCGTCCAACGCGGCGCCGACGTGAACCGCGCGGTCCAGGCCAACGCTGGCCAAATGCGCTCGCCCCTCGGCGAGGCTCGCCGGAACGGCCATGGCGACGTCGCCGCCTACCTGAAGAGCCGGGGCGCGCGCGGCTAG
- a CDS encoding GMC oxidoreductase has product MAIIDARTLPDASPIEADLLIIGGGMAGIALAKELAGGPLKVAILESGGLEIEADNQALYAGSGVQRAPGNPDRPFDDYPIQSRVRALGGSGMVWGGKCAPLDPADFAERPWIPHSGWPVTRAQMQPYYDRACDLLEIPRFPLDRPRPGEPERQPLALDPADGFFPAPREFSRFSGGNDKTAFDAFRTQFAEAANITVYLYANVTRIRREGSEIVGLDVACLDGKRHTARAARYVLAVGGIENVRLLLASDGLGNRDDLVGRFFQGHVTYSNDGDDQNEGTAIAITRAAPMDLYAPGKGGVAHCVIGAGLPAQRRMKTGNFTATLFRVKPSEPATPVSADTATIGKAAARLAGQDDGQMLGYFAMAEHFPNPDSRVTLDPDHKDALGMPRVRLSWAYGDKDYADLERSVTGLADALGASGEGRLCWSLERNQLLAISRASRHHMGTTRMHADPRQGVVDPDLRLHEARNLYVAGSSVFPTSGIANPTLTLLALTIRLADHLKSKPLKSEIGR; this is encoded by the coding sequence ATGGCGATCATCGACGCCCGAACCTTGCCTGACGCCAGCCCGATCGAGGCCGATCTGTTGATCATCGGCGGCGGCATGGCCGGCATCGCCCTGGCCAAGGAACTGGCCGGCGGCCCGCTGAAGGTGGCGATCCTGGAAAGCGGCGGCCTGGAGATCGAGGCCGACAACCAGGCCCTCTACGCCGGCTCGGGCGTGCAGCGGGCTCCGGGCAATCCGGACCGGCCGTTCGACGACTACCCCATCCAGTCGCGGGTTCGGGCCCTGGGCGGCTCGGGCATGGTCTGGGGCGGCAAGTGCGCGCCGCTGGACCCCGCCGACTTCGCCGAACGCCCGTGGATCCCCCACAGCGGATGGCCGGTGACCCGCGCGCAGATGCAGCCCTACTACGACCGAGCCTGCGACCTGCTGGAGATCCCGCGCTTTCCGCTGGACCGACCCAGGCCTGGCGAGCCCGAGCGCCAGCCCCTGGCGCTGGACCCCGCCGACGGCTTCTTCCCCGCGCCCCGCGAGTTCTCCCGCTTCTCGGGCGGAAACGACAAGACTGCCTTCGACGCCTTCCGCACCCAGTTCGCGGAGGCGGCCAACATCACCGTCTATCTGTACGCGAACGTCACGAGGATCCGGCGCGAAGGCTCTGAAATCGTTGGGCTGGATGTCGCCTGTCTCGACGGCAAGCGCCATACGGCCAGGGCGGCGCGATACGTCCTAGCCGTCGGCGGCATCGAGAACGTCCGCCTGCTGCTGGCCTCTGACGGCCTGGGCAATCGCGACGACCTGGTCGGCCGCTTCTTCCAGGGCCACGTCACCTATTCCAACGACGGCGACGACCAGAACGAGGGCACGGCGATCGCCATCACCCGCGCCGCGCCTATGGACCTCTACGCGCCAGGCAAGGGCGGCGTCGCCCACTGCGTGATCGGCGCGGGCCTTCCAGCCCAGCGGCGAATGAAGACTGGCAATTTCACCGCCACCCTGTTCCGGGTGAAGCCCTCGGAGCCGGCGACCCCGGTCTCCGCCGACACCGCGACCATCGGCAAGGCCGCCGCCCGCCTCGCCGGCCAAGACGACGGCCAGATGCTCGGCTACTTCGCCATGGCCGAGCACTTTCCCAATCCCGACAGCCGCGTGACCCTGGACCCGGACCACAAGGACGCCCTGGGCATGCCGCGCGTGCGTCTGAGCTGGGCCTATGGCGACAAGGACTACGCCGACCTGGAACGTTCGGTCACGGGCCTGGCCGACGCCCTGGGCGCGTCGGGCGAAGGCCGGCTGTGCTGGTCGCTCGAGCGTAACCAACTGCTGGCCATCTCCCGAGCCTCGCGCCACCACATGGGGACGACGCGGATGCACGCTGATCCCAGGCAGGGCGTCGTCGATCCGGACCTGCGCCTGCACGAGGCTCGGAACCTCTATGTCGCCGGCAGCTCGGTCTTCCCGACCTCGGGCATCGCCAATCCGACCCTGACCCTCCTGGCGCTGACCATTCGCCTGGCCGACCATCTGAAGAGCAAGCCCCTCAAAAGCGAGATTGGCCGATGA
- a CDS encoding DUF2147 domain-containing protein, with product MSRRNSGGLSLAVAVLALWGAASASLAADVSPPKPGDIYGVWRNPKGSVHIEIKPCETRTCGYVVWANAEARADVKKKNNQDLVGMQLLRDFSATDPNEWKGRVFVPDLDMTFSGQVRLLDRVSLRAKGCLLPNFLCKSQTWTRVDTATAPVGRAL from the coding sequence ATGAGCCGAAGGAATTCGGGCGGACTGTCCCTGGCGGTGGCCGTGCTGGCGCTTTGGGGCGCGGCGAGCGCGTCGCTGGCCGCGGACGTGTCGCCCCCCAAGCCGGGCGACATCTACGGCGTGTGGCGCAATCCCAAGGGCAGCGTCCACATCGAGATCAAGCCATGCGAGACCAGGACCTGCGGCTATGTCGTCTGGGCTAACGCCGAGGCGCGGGCGGACGTGAAGAAGAAGAACAACCAGGACCTGGTCGGCATGCAGCTGCTGCGCGACTTCTCGGCCACCGATCCCAACGAGTGGAAGGGCCGGGTCTTCGTGCCCGACCTGGACATGACCTTCTCGGGCCAGGTGCGCCTGCTGGACCGGGTCTCGCTGCGCGCCAAGGGCTGCCTGCTGCCCAACTTCCTGTGCAAGTCGCAGACTTGGACGCGGGTCGACACCGCCACCGCGCCGGTCGGCCGCGCGCTCTAG
- a CDS encoding peroxiredoxin, translating to MSLRINSEAPNFTARTTQGEINFREWIGDSWAILFSHPKDFTPVCTTELGYMAGLKPEFDKRNTKVIGLSVDPVENHARWAADIEETQGHAVNYPMIGDTDLKVAKLYDMLPEGAGDTSEGRTAADNATVRAVFIIGPDKKIKAMLIYPMTSGRDFNEVLRLLDSVQLSARHTVATPVNWRPGDDVIIPPAVTDEQAKAKYPDGWKTLKPYLRVVAQPKG from the coding sequence ATGTCGCTGAGGATCAATTCAGAGGCGCCGAACTTCACGGCGCGAACCACTCAGGGCGAGATCAACTTCCGTGAGTGGATCGGCGACAGCTGGGCGATCCTGTTCTCGCACCCCAAGGACTTCACCCCGGTCTGCACGACCGAGTTGGGCTACATGGCGGGGCTGAAGCCCGAGTTCGACAAGCGCAACACCAAGGTCATCGGCCTCAGCGTCGATCCGGTGGAGAACCACGCCAGGTGGGCCGCCGACATCGAGGAGACTCAGGGCCACGCGGTGAACTACCCGATGATCGGCGACACCGATCTGAAGGTCGCCAAGCTCTATGACATGCTGCCGGAAGGCGCGGGCGACACCTCGGAGGGCCGCACGGCCGCCGACAACGCCACTGTGCGGGCGGTGTTCATCATCGGTCCGGACAAGAAGATCAAGGCGATGCTGATCTATCCGATGACCTCGGGGCGCGACTTCAACGAGGTGCTGCGCCTGCTGGATTCGGTGCAGCTGTCGGCCAGGCACACGGTAGCGACGCCGGTAAATTGGCGGCCCGGCGACGACGTGATCATCCCGCCGGCCGTCACCGACGAACAGGCCAAGGCCAAGTATCCGGACGGCTGGAAGACTCTGAAGCCCTATCTGCGCGTCGTCGCCCAGCCCAAGGGCTGA
- a CDS encoding response regulator transcription factor, with protein MRQRILLLDADQAARSQMYDLLCRHEYEVVTASSARQMDKILTTVPVDAVVLDIMLPGEGGFSVCNRLRSHQPQPGVIVVSAMADESDVVVGLEIGADDYVAKPYRSRELLARIRSVLRRRQAGLRVRRDDDRANVYRFDGWRLNIITRQLFDPYDRSVELSSGEFTLLSALLASPQQIVPRARLLQDPKTGDRSDGERQINVIVSRLRAKLARVEGGEALVRTVRGQGYLLTVPVESLTVD; from the coding sequence GTGCGGCAAAGGATCCTACTTCTCGACGCGGACCAGGCCGCGCGATCGCAAATGTACGACCTGCTGTGCAGGCACGAGTACGAGGTCGTCACGGCCTCGTCGGCGCGCCAGATGGACAAGATCCTGACGACCGTGCCGGTCGACGCGGTCGTGCTGGACATCATGCTGCCCGGCGAGGGCGGCTTCTCGGTCTGCAACCGGCTGCGCAGCCACCAGCCCCAGCCCGGCGTGATCGTGGTCAGCGCCATGGCCGACGAGAGCGACGTGGTGGTCGGCCTGGAGATCGGCGCCGACGACTACGTGGCCAAGCCCTATCGCTCCCGCGAGCTCCTGGCGCGGATCCGCTCGGTGCTGCGCCGCCGCCAGGCCGGCCTGCGCGTGCGACGCGACGACGACCGCGCCAATGTCTACCGCTTCGACGGCTGGCGGCTGAACATCATCACCCGGCAGCTGTTCGACCCCTACGATCGCAGCGTCGAGCTGTCCTCGGGCGAGTTCACCCTGCTCAGCGCCCTGCTGGCCAGCCCGCAGCAGATCGTGCCGCGCGCGCGCCTGCTGCAGGACCCCAAGACCGGCGACCGTTCTGACGGCGAGCGTCAGATCAACGTGATCGTCAGCCGGCTGCGCGCCAAGCTGGCCCGGGTCGAGGGCGGCGAGGCCCTGGTCCGGACGGTGCGGGGGCAGGGCTACCTGCTGACCGTGCCGGTCGAGAGCCTGACCGTCGACTAG